The Bdellovibrionales bacterium genome has a window encoding:
- the rodA gene encoding rod shape-determining protein RodA — MSNKNFFQKLNLYLIFSLLCLNAIGLLNLYSASSNISRHLQDVFSSQIMWLCIGWVVFIVITLFDYRFFVKLSYLFYGLNLLALLYVMFFGKVSLGAQRWIDLGPIHYQPSETMKLAIILMMAAVLSNYPAQKRFGFIDLIKPLTIILIPFLITAEQPDLGTALMLLMIGGSMLLAMRIRATVIISAIVFAMIAVPVAWNFGLKQYQKNRVLTFLNPTKDPRGTGYNSIQAKIAVGSGQVFGKGFRNGSQSQLEFLPEKHTDFIFCVLSEEHGFLGSLATLGFYSILLISILQSSFLAKDMQGSFVCIGVFAYILWHVFVNVGMVTGLLPIVGVPLPLISYGGSSNLSLMVGMGWASSVYFRKDMF; from the coding sequence ATGAGCAATAAAAACTTTTTCCAAAAGTTAAATCTTTACCTAATTTTTTCTCTGTTGTGCTTAAACGCCATCGGATTATTGAATCTCTATAGCGCAAGTTCGAACATTTCTCGTCACCTGCAGGACGTTTTTAGCTCGCAAATCATGTGGCTCTGTATCGGCTGGGTTGTATTTATTGTTATAACCCTTTTCGATTATCGTTTCTTCGTGAAGCTGTCGTATTTGTTTTACGGACTCAATCTATTAGCTCTCCTCTATGTGATGTTCTTTGGGAAAGTCTCCCTCGGAGCTCAACGCTGGATTGATCTGGGTCCGATCCACTATCAGCCGTCGGAGACGATGAAGCTTGCAATTATATTAATGATGGCGGCCGTCTTATCGAATTATCCCGCGCAAAAACGTTTTGGCTTTATCGATCTCATTAAACCTTTAACCATCATTCTTATCCCGTTTCTCATCACCGCAGAGCAACCCGATCTCGGAACAGCACTGATGCTCTTGATGATCGGTGGATCCATGCTTCTCGCCATGCGTATCCGGGCCACTGTTATTATTTCCGCCATTGTTTTCGCGATGATCGCCGTCCCGGTGGCTTGGAATTTTGGATTAAAGCAGTACCAGAAAAATCGCGTCCTTACGTTTCTAAATCCCACCAAAGATCCTCGCGGTACCGGTTACAATAGCATTCAGGCGAAGATTGCCGTCGGAAGCGGCCAAGTCTTCGGCAAAGGATTTCGAAACGGCTCTCAGAGCCAACTCGAATTCTTGCCGGAAAAGCACACCGATTTTATTTTTTGCGTACTGAGCGAAGAGCATGGATTTTTAGGGAGCCTCGCCACACTGGGCTTTTATTCCATCTTGCTCATTTCTATTCTACAGTCGTCGTTCCTAGCCAAAGACATGCAAGGATCTTTTGTTTGCATCGGCGTCTTTGCCTATATCCTTTGGCACGTCTTCGTGAATGTCGGCATGGTCACGGGACTCCTGCCCATTGTGGGAGTGCCTCTGCCACTGATCTCGTATGGGGGATCGAGCAATCTGTCGCTCATGGTGGGAATGGGATGGGCGTCGAGTGTGTATTTCCGGAAAGACATGTTTTGA
- the lpxC gene encoding UDP-3-O-acyl-N-acetylglucosamine deacetylase: MFLQQTLRKKVTVKGIGLHTGAPSEISFCPAPPNTGIFFVRRDLPNCPSVPVLAKHVKATAYATTLGNQFFAVSTVEHCLSSLTALRIDNLYIELTGPEIPICDGSAHYFYEELEKVGVVEQDEPRKYIFVQKPIYVGSEEKHAYVLPYNGLRVTCTIDFPHRAIGLQTMDIDVNQATFSKDISKARTFGFLKDVESLRQRGLALGGSLDNAIVLDDEAILNTDGLRFDNEFVRHKILDALGDLMTLGRPLMGHLVLYKAGHDLMNQLALKILESKDSYRLIDLGRETPQTLPFQIPFRG, encoded by the coding sequence TTGTTCTTACAGCAGACTTTAAGAAAAAAAGTAACCGTTAAAGGGATTGGCCTTCACACTGGAGCGCCCTCTGAAATTTCCTTTTGTCCCGCACCTCCCAACACGGGAATATTTTTTGTTCGTCGGGATTTACCCAATTGCCCCTCGGTGCCCGTACTGGCGAAGCACGTCAAAGCGACGGCCTACGCCACGACATTAGGAAATCAATTTTTCGCGGTGTCCACGGTGGAGCACTGTTTGTCCTCTCTTACAGCACTTCGAATCGACAATTTGTACATTGAACTGACGGGCCCCGAGATCCCTATTTGTGACGGAAGTGCTCATTACTTTTACGAGGAGCTCGAAAAAGTGGGAGTGGTGGAACAGGATGAGCCGCGCAAGTACATCTTTGTCCAAAAACCCATTTACGTCGGTAGCGAAGAGAAGCATGCTTACGTGCTCCCTTATAACGGACTCCGAGTGACGTGCACGATCGATTTTCCTCACCGGGCGATCGGCCTGCAGACCATGGACATCGACGTCAACCAGGCCACCTTTTCTAAAGATATTTCAAAAGCGCGGACGTTTGGGTTTTTAAAAGATGTAGAATCTTTACGCCAACGGGGATTAGCACTGGGGGGCAGTTTGGATAACGCCATAGTGCTCGATGATGAGGCGATCCTCAACACCGATGGTCTGCGCTTTGATAATGAATTCGTTCGCCATAAAATTCTCGACGCTTTAGGTGATTTGATGACCTTGGGGCGCCCACTAATGGGGCACTTGGTGCTTTATAAGGCCGGCCACGATCTCATGAACCAACTCGCCCTTAAAATTTTGGAATCCAAGGACTCTTACCGACTCATTGATCTCGGGCGGGAGACTCCACAAACGCTACCGTTTCAGATTCCTTTTCGGGGTTGA
- the ald gene encoding alanine dehydrogenase yields MIIGVPKEIKISENRVGLTEAGVKQLVAEGHQLFVQKDAGVGSMISNEDYIRAGAKILNTAEEIYQKAEMIIKVKEPLPPEYNLMKENQILYTYLHLAAEPELTKVLCERKVKAVAYETIEDNNGTLPLLTPMSEVAGRMATQVGAFYLQKDKGGKGILLGGVTGVNRGKVTVIGGGVVGINAAKMAVGLGAEVTILDVNHARLAYLDDVFQGRITTLYSNVKNIEDSVIASDLVVGAVLIPGRKAPHLVTRQMISKMSPGSVVVDVAVDQGGCIETCKPTSHVNPTFEVDGVIHYCVPNMPGVVARTSTYALNNATFKYGSMIAQMGLEDALQKSPNLVKGVNCYKGHVVYEPVARDLGMNYKSLTSLL; encoded by the coding sequence ATGATTATTGGAGTACCTAAGGAAATTAAAATCAGTGAAAACCGCGTGGGCTTAACCGAAGCCGGCGTTAAACAACTGGTGGCCGAAGGCCATCAACTGTTTGTTCAAAAAGACGCGGGTGTGGGATCGATGATCTCTAACGAAGATTACATTCGTGCCGGCGCAAAAATTCTCAACACGGCCGAAGAGATTTATCAAAAAGCAGAAATGATCATCAAAGTGAAGGAGCCCCTTCCTCCCGAATATAATTTGATGAAGGAAAACCAAATTCTTTACACCTATCTTCATCTCGCGGCCGAGCCCGAGCTGACAAAAGTTCTTTGTGAGCGCAAAGTGAAAGCGGTCGCCTACGAGACGATCGAAGACAACAACGGCACTCTTCCTTTGTTAACTCCGATGAGCGAAGTGGCAGGTCGCATGGCCACTCAAGTGGGCGCTTTTTATCTTCAAAAAGATAAAGGCGGAAAAGGAATCCTTCTCGGCGGAGTCACGGGCGTCAATCGCGGTAAAGTGACTGTGATCGGCGGTGGTGTTGTCGGTATCAACGCTGCAAAAATGGCGGTGGGTCTCGGCGCCGAGGTGACGATCCTCGATGTGAACCATGCTCGTTTAGCTTATTTGGATGATGTCTTCCAGGGCCGCATTACTACACTTTATTCGAATGTTAAGAATATCGAAGACTCTGTGATTGCATCCGATCTTGTGGTTGGAGCTGTTTTGATTCCAGGACGAAAAGCTCCGCATCTTGTGACTCGTCAGATGATCTCCAAAATGTCTCCGGGCAGCGTGGTGGTCGACGTTGCAGTTGATCAAGGGGGATGTATCGAAACGTGTAAGCCGACGAGCCACGTGAATCCTACATTCGAAGTGGATGGAGTGATCCACTACTGCGTACCGAATATGCCAGGTGTGGTCGCAAGAACTTCAACCTACGCATTGAACAACGCCACTTTTAAGTACGGGTCTATGATCGCGCAAATGGGTCTAGAAGACGCGCTTCAAAAGTCGCCGAACCTTGTTAAAGGCGTCAATTGCTACAAAGGACACGTGGTGTACGAACCCGTCGCTCGCGATTTGGGTATGAACTACAAATCTTTAACAAGCTTACTTTAA
- a CDS encoding LptF/LptG family permease: MRKPTVFLYILGQILPTFMIGIMIFIFILLMFQFLKLTEFILVYDVSLKHISQLIINLSFSFLPIILPMSLLFAVLLTYSRLSADSEMVAFRALGYTPRYLTLPSLFFSIIICIVSGQTLFNLGPIARSNFDSLLSAIGNQKIISGVSPGTFSENFFDLVVYTNEIDKKTNTLKDMFIFDSRNPKAPVAIVAKEGVVAANNDILTQSASLTLRSGDIFQMSKEGSTKVNFSTYALNINSPVNRNDDSADADTFTMQQVRRKLREPGLNEEFQRKLSSEFHRRWAIAISCLIFGVLGACLGSQTNRRSAASSGFVVSVICIVAYWVMYVIGTNLSVKGIAPAYIALWIPNLVFTLFTVYFWNRPQSA, from the coding sequence ATGCGTAAACCCACCGTTTTTCTTTATATTTTAGGCCAGATCCTTCCGACCTTTATGATCGGGATTATGATCTTTATTTTTATTCTTTTGATGTTCCAATTCTTAAAGCTCACCGAATTCATTCTGGTTTACGATGTGAGCCTCAAACATATCTCTCAACTGATCATCAACCTCTCCTTTAGTTTTTTACCGATCATTCTTCCTATGAGTTTGTTATTTGCAGTTCTCCTCACCTACTCGCGCTTGAGCGCGGATTCGGAAATGGTGGCTTTTCGGGCTTTAGGGTATACTCCTCGCTACCTCACTCTCCCCTCTTTGTTTTTTTCGATCATCATCTGCATCGTTTCGGGCCAAACACTATTTAATCTCGGTCCTATTGCTCGATCGAACTTTGACAGTTTACTCAGTGCCATCGGCAATCAGAAGATCATCAGTGGGGTCAGCCCGGGAACTTTTTCCGAAAACTTTTTTGATCTCGTGGTTTACACGAATGAAATCGATAAAAAAACCAATACGCTTAAAGATATGTTTATTTTTGACAGCCGCAACCCAAAAGCTCCCGTGGCCATTGTCGCTAAAGAAGGAGTCGTGGCGGCCAATAATGATATTCTTACCCAAAGCGCCAGCCTTACACTCAGAAGCGGCGATATCTTTCAGATGAGCAAAGAGGGCAGTACAAAGGTGAACTTTAGTACCTACGCATTGAATATCAACTCACCTGTGAATCGCAACGATGACTCCGCCGACGCCGACACTTTCACCATGCAACAAGTCCGAAGAAAGCTGCGCGAGCCGGGGCTCAATGAGGAATTCCAACGCAAACTGAGCTCAGAATTTCACCGCCGTTGGGCGATTGCCATCTCTTGCTTGATCTTTGGAGTTCTTGGAGCCTGCTTAGGATCCCAAACGAATCGCCGATCGGCCGCCTCCAGCGGCTTCGTGGTCAGTGTAATTTGTATTGTGGCCTACTGGGTGATGTACGTTATCGGAACTAATCTTTCGGTGAAAGGAATCGCACCGGCCTACATCGCGCTTTGGATTCCCAATTTGGTCTTCACCCTATTTACCGTGTATTTTTGGAATAGACCCCAGTCCGCCTAA
- a CDS encoding DNA-protecting protein DprA, producing MTPEKLSCLCQWLKLDHQRFLELLGHSEPEIWRSLREHGELLEDVDLREQQKQLSLIFQEASQFQILYPGHGDYPEGLMHIATPPVFLNATGSLAGLKYSKKLAVVGARDAEFRHLEWMDEHLGFFCEKVEGCLISGGARGVDQKSTHIAEKYNYPHIIFMPSGLGVPYPKEMASYRNHKTVGMLSEYFPYQDMHRSHFVQRNRLISGVSRGVLIVQASLKSGTMITAQYAIEQNKEVATIPDFPGNMRSSGNLALLREGAHLILNGEDLVRLIH from the coding sequence ATGACGCCCGAAAAACTCTCCTGTCTTTGTCAGTGGTTAAAACTCGATCACCAACGCTTTTTAGAACTCCTTGGTCACAGTGAGCCTGAGATTTGGCGCTCTTTGAGGGAGCACGGAGAACTTCTTGAGGACGTGGATCTCCGTGAACAACAAAAACAATTGTCTCTCATCTTCCAGGAGGCCAGCCAGTTTCAAATTCTTTATCCTGGCCATGGTGACTATCCCGAGGGCTTAATGCACATCGCAACTCCGCCGGTGTTCCTTAACGCCACAGGGAGTCTCGCGGGGTTAAAATATTCGAAAAAATTAGCCGTAGTCGGTGCGCGCGACGCTGAGTTTCGCCATTTAGAATGGATGGATGAGCACTTAGGTTTTTTCTGTGAAAAGGTCGAAGGATGTCTGATTTCCGGCGGAGCCCGCGGAGTCGATCAAAAATCCACCCATATCGCCGAAAAATACAATTATCCTCATATCATCTTTATGCCGTCAGGGTTGGGTGTTCCCTATCCTAAGGAAATGGCGAGCTATCGAAATCATAAGACAGTAGGAATGCTCAGTGAGTATTTCCCCTACCAAGATATGCATCGATCCCATTTTGTTCAAAGAAATCGACTCATCTCCGGAGTGAGTCGGGGAGTTTTGATTGTTCAGGCCTCTTTAAAAAGCGGAACAATGATCACAGCCCAGTACGCCATCGAGCAGAACAAAGAGGTGGCGACGATTCCTGATTTTCCGGGGAATATGCGTTCGTCGGGGAATCTCGCGCTCTTGCGCGAAGGAGCCCATTTAATTTTAAACGGCGAAGATCTGGTGCGTTTGATCCACTAG
- the trxA gene encoding thioredoxin, whose translation MANISSSTDTNFKTDVLGSSVPVLVDFWAEWCAPCRALAPKLEEVAKEYEGKIKIMKVDIDANQETPAQFGVRGVPTLILFKDGQAVDQIVGNHPKENITGMINKHV comes from the coding sequence ATGGCTAATATTTCCAGTTCAACAGATACCAACTTTAAAACAGATGTTTTAGGGTCTAGCGTCCCGGTCCTCGTCGACTTTTGGGCAGAATGGTGTGCTCCTTGCCGTGCATTAGCTCCTAAACTCGAAGAAGTTGCTAAAGAGTACGAAGGCAAAATCAAGATCATGAAGGTCGATATCGACGCCAACCAGGAAACTCCTGCGCAATTCGGCGTCCGCGGCGTCCCCACCTTGATCCTCTTCAAAGACGGTCAAGCTGTAGACCAAATCGTCGGCAACCATCCTAAAGAAAACATCACGGGAATGATCAACAAGCACGTGTAG
- a CDS encoding ComEC/Rec2 family competence protein, which yields MQIFLDTGLYHLLIVSGSHLIFIAGILARLNLKSRRWHWIGLLTYACMCLLSPPISRSFLQLTLSELSARRNLFWTQEQVVFYTGIACLLLFPDWFFSFSFVLSWTASLTLCFTRRLFVQHCLIFCFMWPLLRNTSPWSILSNFLISPLFSLGLFPASVLTFLIPGLNSITEPLWQCFLFLLDLGPRLSNSASISPPTITAMWTYIAALHILLQLLPLWKETPEKRLNELGKLP from the coding sequence GTGCAAATCTTCCTCGATACCGGCCTCTACCATTTATTGATCGTATCCGGCTCTCATTTAATCTTTATCGCAGGAATCCTTGCGAGGTTGAATTTAAAGTCTCGGAGGTGGCATTGGATTGGGCTTCTCACCTACGCCTGTATGTGCCTTTTAAGCCCTCCCATATCGCGATCATTTCTGCAGCTCACGCTCTCGGAACTTAGCGCACGAAGGAATCTTTTTTGGACTCAGGAGCAAGTGGTGTTTTATACGGGAATCGCCTGTTTGTTGTTGTTTCCAGATTGGTTCTTTTCATTTTCATTTGTGCTGAGTTGGACAGCATCGCTCACTCTTTGTTTTACGCGCCGACTGTTCGTCCAGCATTGTCTCATCTTTTGCTTTATGTGGCCGCTTCTAAGAAATACGTCTCCATGGTCGATCCTCTCCAATTTTTTGATCTCACCTCTCTTCTCTCTCGGTCTCTTCCCCGCATCGGTGCTGACGTTTTTAATTCCGGGGTTGAACAGTATCACCGAGCCTCTGTGGCAGTGCTTCTTGTTTTTACTTGATCTGGGGCCCCGGCTGTCGAACTCGGCCTCCATCTCCCCTCCTACGATCACCGCGATGTGGACCTACATCGCTGCACTTCATATTCTATTACAACTACTCCCGCTCTGGAAAGAAACTCCTGAGAAGCGGCTGAACGAGCTGGGGAAATTGCCATGA
- a CDS encoding LysM peptidoglycan-binding domain-containing protein, producing MKHIFYCNPVFEILLLMSFFGSLAVHAEVDEQRNKSLEDRLHKIYESSYSRPVADGEWFKMMEGVEQQTHIVKPKDTLWSISKIYFGDGFFWSKLWSVNSRITNPHLIFVGDQIHFTVGGPSRPPTINIKKGEGLTSVEEDGGEGEDEDGLEEVAEESSIEVTPAQRKSQPIPQIFANSVDLREVKPPKREVTVVPRPVREINTVITLTSDILSEPPKVFGTIVSVGVARKISGQYGKVIIKATDSMSVGDSFSIIAHQDSRVDHGYEVKLLGTARITGQTEDGKYYEALVTSQFGEIQKASLISGYQVQTVKIDGGGSVGNTAFTVLSANERILWGREDIVLLKATSGSFNVGELLRVKNYLDPDFKAFQSSGLLKVATVSGSYAAAVVVYASAEITSEDTISGM from the coding sequence ATGAAACACATTTTCTATTGCAATCCCGTTTTTGAGATCCTATTGTTGATGTCTTTTTTCGGTTCTTTGGCAGTTCACGCTGAAGTGGATGAACAAAGAAACAAATCTTTAGAAGATCGTCTCCACAAAATTTATGAATCCAGTTATTCGCGACCGGTCGCCGATGGTGAGTGGTTTAAAATGATGGAGGGTGTGGAGCAGCAAACCCACATCGTAAAACCTAAAGATACTTTGTGGTCGATCAGTAAAATTTATTTTGGTGATGGATTTTTTTGGTCCAAGCTGTGGTCAGTGAATAGTCGCATCACCAATCCTCATCTTATTTTTGTTGGCGACCAAATTCATTTTACCGTTGGAGGACCCAGTCGTCCTCCCACGATCAACATAAAAAAAGGCGAAGGGCTCACCTCTGTTGAAGAAGATGGCGGCGAAGGTGAAGACGAGGACGGTCTCGAAGAAGTGGCCGAAGAGAGTTCCATCGAAGTCACTCCGGCCCAACGGAAAAGTCAGCCCATTCCTCAAATATTTGCCAATAGTGTCGACCTGCGCGAGGTCAAACCTCCTAAAAGAGAAGTGACAGTGGTTCCGCGCCCGGTGCGTGAAATCAATACGGTGATCACATTAACTTCCGATATTCTATCTGAACCGCCAAAAGTTTTCGGAACTATAGTTTCGGTGGGAGTGGCCCGAAAGATTTCGGGGCAGTATGGTAAAGTGATTATTAAAGCGACTGACTCAATGAGCGTCGGAGATTCTTTTTCTATCATAGCTCACCAAGACTCAAGGGTGGATCATGGGTACGAAGTGAAATTACTCGGAACCGCTCGGATCACCGGACAAACCGAGGATGGAAAGTATTACGAAGCTCTGGTGACGAGCCAATTTGGCGAAATTCAAAAAGCATCATTGATCTCAGGTTACCAGGTTCAAACCGTAAAGATTGATGGGGGCGGAAGTGTGGGTAACACCGCTTTCACTGTACTTTCCGCGAACGAAAGAATTCTGTGGGGCCGAGAAGATATCGTTCTTTTAAAGGCGACCAGTGGGAGCTTTAATGTGGGAGAGCTGTTAAGAGTTAAGAACTATTTAGATCCCGATTTTAAGGCTTTTCAATCTTCAGGTTTATTGAAAGTCGCAACGGTGTCCGGGTCCTATGCCGCCGCGGTTGTAGTTTATGCCTCCGCCGAAATCACATCCGAAGATACGATCTCCGGAATGTAA
- a CDS encoding response regulator has translation MASKVKILLVEDDKKFAESLVKLFAQEGYECHWADKPQAALSLIKLHNFDAALIDCLLPQMNGVDLAVKIKDATPMPIAIYLMSGVYKDRNFSINAIKKTQAKSFFIKPFEISTFIQEINGEFASKKIESQQEAATTVKSFISLENLTQNSIIKTLMEQKDIAGIELSMVMNLLIFYKYKGVLNIKSTDGEFNLGFNEGQLSLQDSEISPAQVRANLIHEKAIADEDLSEIPDRDFTESYLIKNNYISPHIFKHVKQSVAIRKLNTLMDSAKVTLDLSNSPMEGHFSLSAHETDEFLYKWSTTSDIRPIKEYYKDFMFYAFRKLNTQQNKTFQLPIIAAHKAVINCFLEGKTFQEILMNNLCSEELLLRIMHILFINREFAINLKTKQNTKAHTEKLKSLQASMARQNYFARLGLPENANDSDVKKAFLNLSQNFHPDKLQNEPDEIRQNSQVIYELIQEAYRGLKSLDDREAYSVVLAQQKLANVSKADSLLDQVIVSLMKSDYITAETQLNEVEGLDSQSNKFKMVQIWLLAKNRKQPTMTLNRILQTISNDEKESALYYYVRGLIHTANFETDKAAIAFKNCLTKDNNFLPARRDLGALNIDDKKASKSFLKADIKDVVGLFFKKRS, from the coding sequence ATGGCTTCTAAAGTTAAAATCCTCCTTGTTGAGGACGACAAAAAATTTGCAGAGTCTTTGGTCAAATTATTTGCCCAAGAGGGCTACGAGTGTCACTGGGCGGACAAGCCGCAAGCTGCACTTTCTTTGATCAAACTTCACAATTTTGATGCTGCTCTTATAGATTGTCTCTTGCCTCAAATGAACGGGGTGGATTTGGCCGTTAAGATCAAAGATGCGACCCCAATGCCCATCGCTATTTATCTAATGAGTGGAGTTTACAAAGATCGCAATTTCTCGATCAACGCGATTAAAAAAACTCAGGCTAAATCCTTCTTTATTAAACCTTTTGAAATCTCTACTTTTATTCAAGAGATCAATGGGGAATTTGCATCCAAGAAAATCGAGTCGCAACAAGAGGCCGCAACGACCGTCAAATCGTTTATTAGCTTAGAGAATCTAACTCAGAACTCGATCATCAAAACGCTCATGGAGCAAAAAGACATCGCCGGCATCGAGCTCAGTATGGTGATGAACCTTTTGATTTTTTACAAATATAAAGGCGTCCTCAATATTAAATCCACCGACGGTGAATTTAACTTAGGATTTAATGAGGGGCAATTGAGTCTCCAAGATTCGGAAATTTCGCCCGCGCAAGTGCGCGCCAACTTGATCCACGAGAAAGCTATTGCCGATGAAGATCTTTCCGAAATTCCTGACAGGGATTTTACCGAGAGTTACCTCATAAAGAATAACTACATAAGCCCTCATATTTTTAAACACGTCAAGCAGTCTGTGGCGATTCGCAAACTCAACACTCTCATGGATTCCGCCAAAGTCACTTTAGATCTTTCGAACAGTCCAATGGAAGGTCACTTTTCCCTATCTGCCCACGAAACTGATGAGTTCCTCTACAAATGGTCGACCACTTCTGACATCCGACCCATTAAAGAGTACTACAAAGATTTTATGTTCTACGCTTTTCGAAAATTAAATACGCAGCAAAACAAAACGTTTCAACTGCCCATTATCGCCGCCCATAAGGCGGTCATAAATTGTTTTCTCGAGGGAAAGACCTTCCAAGAAATCTTGATGAACAACCTGTGCTCCGAGGAGCTGCTCTTAAGAATAATGCATATCTTGTTTATCAATCGCGAATTTGCGATTAATCTTAAGACCAAACAGAATACGAAAGCTCATACCGAAAAACTAAAATCTCTCCAAGCCTCAATGGCGCGCCAAAACTATTTCGCACGCCTCGGTTTGCCAGAAAATGCCAATGATTCGGACGTGAAAAAAGCCTTCCTCAATTTGTCTCAAAACTTTCACCCCGATAAATTGCAAAATGAGCCTGACGAAATTCGACAGAACTCTCAAGTGATCTACGAATTGATTCAAGAAGCTTACCGCGGTCTAAAGTCTCTCGACGACCGAGAGGCCTACTCGGTGGTCCTTGCGCAACAAAAACTTGCCAACGTGTCTAAAGCGGATTCTCTGCTCGATCAGGTGATTGTGAGCCTAATGAAGAGCGACTACATCACAGCTGAAACTCAACTGAACGAGGTGGAAGGCCTCGACTCGCAATCCAACAAATTTAAAATGGTCCAGATCTGGCTTCTTGCAAAGAATCGTAAACAACCCACCATGACATTGAATCGAATTTTGCAAACCATCAGTAACGATGAAAAAGAATCAGCCCTGTATTACTATGTGCGTGGTCTGATCCATACCGCCAATTTCGAAACCGATAAGGCGGCCATCGCTTTTAAAAACTGTCTGACCAAAGACAACAATTTTTTACCGGCACGACGGGATCTCGGCGCACTGAATATCGATGACAAGAAGGCTTCGAAAAGCTTTCTCAAAGCCGATATTAAAGATGTCGTAGGATTATTTTTTAAAAAGCGTTCGTAG